One Hippoglossus stenolepis isolate QCI-W04-F060 chromosome 9, HSTE1.2, whole genome shotgun sequence genomic region harbors:
- the bco2l gene encoding beta-carotene 15, 15-dioxygenase 2, like, which yields MSNTTEPQTHSISSRQRCPQANGLESLAPLVRSVEETPDPIPTTIKGTIPTWINGSFLRNGPGKFEFGKDRYTHWFDGMAMMHRFHICEGSVTYSSRFLQSDSYVKNSEKNRIVVSEFGTMAMPDPCKNIFARFFSRFQIPKATDNASVNFVKYKGDYYVSTETNYMRRVDPQSLETKEKVDWTQYIAVNSATAHPHYDQEGATYNMGNSYGKSGFFYNIIRVPPPDDKVASEDSADLSGAKVICSIRASEPRKPSYYHSFVMSENYIVFIEQPIKLDLLKFMLYRIQGKSFHKVMTWEPQYNTIFHLVDRHTGEESEVRYFAAPMFTLHQINAYEDNGFLVMDMCCGDDGEVIGDFTLENLRNQSGEEMDKFYNSLCRNLPRRYILPLNVDKKTPLDQNLVTLHNYKATAKKTKPGEVFMTHEELYDDQLLQYGGLEFPQINYDRYNGRPYRYFYSCGFGHVFSDSLLKMDVHTKELKVWRYPGLFPSEPVFVASPKATEEDDGVVLSVIITPREEKSTFLLVLDAKTFTELGRAEVPVNIPYGTHGMFNEMG from the exons ATGTCCAACACCACAGAGCCCcagacacacagca taTCCAGCAGGCAGCGATGCCCGCAGGCCAACGGGCTGGAGAGCTTGGCTCCTCTCGTGCGTTCTGTGGAAGAAACGCCCGATCCCATCCCCACCACCATCAAGGGAACTATTCCAACGTGGATCAACGGGAGCTTCTTGAGAAATGGTCCTGGGAAGTTTGAATTTGGGAAAGACAG ATACACTCACTGGTTTGACGGCATGGCCATGATGCACCGATTCCACATCTGCGAGGGCAGTGTCACATACAGCAGCCGCTTCCTGCAAAGTGACTCATATGTCAAAAACTCAGAGAAGAACCGCATTGTGGTGTCAGAGTTTGGGACTATGGCGATGCCTGATCCCTGCAAGAACATCTTCGCTCGCTTCTTTTCACGCTTTCAGATTCCCA aGGCCACAGATAACGCCAGTGTGAACTTTGTCAAGTACAAGGGAGACTATTATGTCAGCACAGAAACCAACTACATGCGGCGAGTAGATCCACAGAGtctggagacaaaggagaag GTGGACTGGACTCAATACATTGCCGTCAACTCAGctacagctcatccacactaTGACCAAGAGGGGGCCACGTACAACATGGGCAACTCCTACGGCAAAAGCG GTTTCTTCTACAACATCATCCGTGTGCCTCCTCCTGATGACAAGGTAGCATCGGAGGACTCAGCGGACCTGAGCGGAGCCAAAGTGATCTGCTCCATCCGAGCATCTGAACCCAGGAAACCTTCCTATTACCATAGCTTTG TCATGTCGGAGAACTACATCGTGTTCATCGAGCAGCCGATCAAGTTAGACCTGCTGAAGTTCATGCTGTACAGAATCCAGGGGAAGAGCTTTCATAAAGTCATGACCTGGGAGCCTCAGTATAACACCATCTTCCACCTGGTCGACAGACACACTGGCGAG GAGAGTGAAGTGAGGTACTTTGCAGCACCCATGTTCACACTGCATCAGATCAATGCTTATGAGGACAACGGCTTCTTGGTTATGGACATGTGCTGTGGGGACGATGGTGAGGTCATCGGAGACTTCACGCTGGAGAACCTCCGCAACCAATcaggagaggagatggacaAG TTTTACAACTCGTTGTGCAGAAACCTTCCGAGGAGATACATCCTGCCGCTGAACGTGGATAAAAAAACTCCTCTGGACCAAAACCTTGTCACTCTGCATAACTATAAAGCCACAGCGAAGAAGACGAAGCCAGGAGAG GTCTTCATGACCCACGAAGAGCTTTACGATGACCAGCTGCTGCAGTACGGTGGCCTCGAGTTCCCTCAGATCAACTACGACCGCTACAACGGCCGACCCTACCGCTACTTCTACTCCTGCGGCTTCGGGCACGTCTTCAGCGACTCCCTGCTCAAGATGGACGTCCACACCAAGGAGCTTAAG GTGTGGCGTTATCCCGGCTTGTTCCCGTCTGAGCCTGTCTTTGTTGCTTCACCCAAAGCAACTGAGGAAGATGATGGAGTGGTTTTGTCAGTCATCATCACACCCAGAGAA GAGAAAAGCACTTTCCTCCTCGTCCTTGATGCCAAGACCTTCACCGAGCTGGGCAGAGCCGAGGTCCCCGTCAATATCCCATACGGGACCCATGGCATGTTTAACGAGATGGGCTAG